TGGATGTCGCTTTCAGTTTTCCGTGGTCAACCTCAGCTTTCATATTGGGTGTCAGGATAACCTGTTCATTTGTAGAGGTATTGGCTACGCTAACCTTTCCCCGGATAAGACTGGTGGAAAAAAGGTCTTCACCACTTTCGTTATAAGCATAAACATTAAAAGCCGTTCCCAGCGCCGTTACATCATATCGTCCTGCCGAAACAATAAACGGGTGTTTCTTATCGTGAGCAACTTCAAAAAATGCTTCTCCGTTAAGCTTCACATTTCTTGTTACATTCCCGTATGAAAAGTTGTAAGAGAGTTTTGTTCTGCTGTTCAACCAGACTTTCGTCCCGTCAGGCAAAGTGACCTTTACCATCTGACCGGCGGGTGCTTCAATCGTTTGGCTGAATTGGGCCATATTATGTTCCTGCCTTTTGTATAATGCAAATGCAATCGTTGAAACTACAATAACCGCCGCAGCGATTTTACCGATTTCAAGTGAAATACGACGGAAATTCCAACGAACGACACGCTGTTCTGTCTCCACCGGAGTAGTCAGAATCAACATATCCCAGGCACGACGGGCTTCGATAAACTCCTGCTTATTCGCCTCGGACTCGTCGATCCAGTCGAGCAGAATTTTTTCATCTTCCGAAGAAATCTGGCCTTTAAAATAGTGGACAAATATTTCCCTGTTCATAGATGTAGGAGTTGGTTCTGATATGTAAACAGATTACAATAAGATACCCCTAAAGGGAATAGCGATTTTTTTTTCAGAAAAAGAAAGTATAGGCAGACATGTAGTCTTTCAGGCCAATACGAAGAGATTTCAGGCCTTTGGTAATGTGATATTCCACACCTTTGACGGAGATATTCAGGCGCAGAGCGATCTCCTTAT
Above is a genomic segment from Parabacteroides sp. FAFU027 containing:
- a CDS encoding FecR family protein; this encodes MNREIFVHYFKGQISSEDEKILLDWIDESEANKQEFIEARRAWDMLILTTPVETEQRVVRWNFRRISLEIGKIAAAVIVVSTIAFALYKRQEHNMAQFSQTIEAPAGQMVKVTLPDGTKVWLNSRTKLSYNFSYGNVTRNVKLNGEAFFEVAHDKKHPFIVSAGRYDVTALGTAFNVYAYNESGEDLFSTSLIRGKVSVANTSTNEQVILTPNMKAEVDHGKLKATSTSTAEDMLWKSGVYSFNNMTLADILERLERYYDVTIVIQNKNILSSTCTGKFRKNEGITHILDVIKAEANFRYQYNAEKQHVTIY